In the Lysinibacillus sp. PLM2 genome, one interval contains:
- the pfkA gene encoding ATP-dependent 6-phosphofructokinase, protein MKKIAVLTSGGDAPGMNAAIRAVVRKANYHEVDVMGIYRGYEGFINGKMELLDLGAVGGIIQRGGTMLFSSRCPEFKEDKFQQQGLEKMKQAGVEGLVVIGGDGSYRGALALSKKGFPCVGVPGTIDNDVPGTEYTIGFDTALNTVVESIDKIRDTATSHENSFIVEVMGRDAGDLALWAGLAAGAESILIPEEPYNLDDIIERMNRGVARGKKHSIIIVAEGVMSGGELAKILKEKAGVHTRVSVLGHIQRGGAPSARDRVLAGRLGARAVEVLLEGGSGRAVGIKNHEVFDYDLDEAFKMKHKAEISLYTLSKELSI, encoded by the coding sequence TTGAAGAAAATTGCAGTTTTGACAAGTGGTGGAGATGCCCCAGGGATGAATGCGGCAATTCGTGCAGTTGTTCGAAAAGCGAACTACCATGAAGTGGATGTAATGGGGATTTACCGTGGATATGAAGGGTTTATCAATGGTAAAATGGAACTATTAGATTTAGGTGCGGTAGGCGGGATTATACAACGAGGCGGTACAATGTTATTTTCTTCTCGGTGCCCGGAATTTAAAGAAGACAAATTTCAACAACAAGGCTTAGAAAAAATGAAACAGGCGGGTGTTGAAGGACTAGTCGTTATTGGTGGAGATGGTTCATATCGTGGAGCTTTGGCCCTAAGTAAAAAAGGTTTCCCATGTGTTGGAGTCCCTGGAACAATCGATAATGATGTTCCTGGAACTGAATATACAATAGGATTTGATACAGCACTTAATACCGTTGTCGAGTCGATTGATAAAATTCGAGATACTGCAACTTCACACGAGAATTCATTTATTGTAGAAGTAATGGGTCGTGATGCGGGTGATTTGGCCTTATGGGCTGGTCTTGCTGCAGGAGCTGAATCTATATTAATTCCTGAAGAGCCTTATAACCTTGATGATATAATAGAACGTATGAATCGAGGAGTAGCGAGAGGAAAAAAGCATAGCATTATCATCGTTGCTGAAGGTGTTATGTCTGGTGGAGAGCTTGCAAAAATTTTAAAGGAAAAAGCAGGCGTTCACACACGTGTATCGGTACTTGGGCACATACAACGAGGAGGAGCCCCTTCTGCCAGAGATCGGGTACTTGCTGGTCGATTAGGTGCAAGAGCTGTTGAAGTGTTACTTGAAGGTGGAAGTGGTCGTGCAGTTGGGATAAAAAACCACGAAGTTTTTGATTATGATTTAGATGAAGCTTTCAAGATGAAACATAAGGCAGAAATAAGCTTATATACATTATCAAAAGAATTGTCGATTTAA
- the accA gene encoding acetyl-coenzyme A carboxylase carboxyl transferase subunit alpha yields the protein MSKNLAFEEPVVKLREKIEELKDIAKNAEVDMSEEIETLETRLRQLELKIYSNMEPWDRVQVARHPERPTTLDYIQEIFTDFIEFHGDRYYSDDEAIVGGIAFFEDEPITIIGHQRGKATKENIRRNFGMPHPEGYRKALRLMKQAEKFGRPILCFIDTKGAYPGKAAEERGQSEAIAKNLFEMAGLKVPVISIVIGEGGSGGALALGIANRIFMLENSTYSVISPEGAASILWKDASLAKQAAEAMKITAQDLKEMGIIDGIISEVSGGAHRNLTAQSLAIKECLIESLKELSLLSAKEIIDDRYNKFRAIGQYTEL from the coding sequence ATGTCTAAAAACTTGGCATTTGAAGAGCCTGTTGTAAAACTTCGTGAAAAAATTGAAGAACTGAAAGATATAGCAAAAAATGCAGAAGTAGACATGTCTGAAGAAATTGAAACATTAGAAACAAGACTTCGTCAGCTAGAATTGAAAATTTATTCGAATATGGAGCCGTGGGATCGTGTTCAGGTTGCAAGACACCCAGAGCGTCCTACTACATTAGATTATATTCAAGAAATTTTTACGGACTTTATCGAATTTCACGGTGATCGTTATTATAGTGATGATGAGGCAATCGTTGGGGGCATTGCATTCTTTGAAGATGAGCCGATTACGATTATTGGCCACCAAAGAGGTAAAGCGACTAAGGAAAATATTCGAAGAAACTTTGGAATGCCGCATCCAGAAGGTTACCGGAAAGCACTTCGCCTGATGAAACAGGCTGAAAAATTTGGACGTCCAATTCTCTGCTTTATTGATACAAAAGGAGCGTATCCAGGTAAAGCAGCAGAAGAACGCGGACAAAGTGAAGCAATCGCTAAAAATTTATTTGAAATGGCGGGCTTAAAAGTACCGGTTATTAGTATTGTAATTGGAGAAGGCGGAAGTGGTGGTGCACTAGCACTAGGGATTGCAAATCGTATTTTTATGCTAGAAAACTCAACTTACTCTGTTATCTCCCCTGAAGGAGCTGCATCGATTTTATGGAAGGATGCTAGCCTAGCAAAACAAGCAGCTGAAGCTATGAAAATAACTGCACAGGATTTAAAAGAAATGGGTATCATTGACGGTATTATTTCAGAAGTTTCAGGTGGTGCACATCGAAATCTAACTGCACAAAGCCTAGCTATAAAAGAATGCTTAATTGAATCACTAAAAGAGTTAAGTTTATTATCGGCGAAAGAAATTATTGACGACCGATATAATAAATTTAGAGCAATTGGTCAATATACTGAATTGTAA
- the accB_3 gene encoding acetyl-CoA carboxylase carboxyltransferase subunit beta has protein sequence MAIRNFISLNRKKSKGGVVIERDKENEFPADLMTKCPECKKIYLTKELENNKKVCPNCDHHFKLTAWERVDCFLDEGSFESLDDHLQTSNPLNFPSYIEKVEVDVKKTGLNEAVLTGIGTLKEEKVVVAIMDSHFRMGSMGSVVGEKITRAIEKATELKVPFIIFTASGGARMQEGVISLMQMGKTSVALKRHSDNGLLFVSIMTHPTTGGVSASFASLGDINIAEPKALIGFAGRRVIEQTVREKLPDDFQTAEFLLAHGQLDAIFHRKEMRDKVATIVKLHRKGGVSNV, from the coding sequence ATGGCGATAAGAAATTTTATATCGTTAAATCGTAAGAAATCGAAGGGCGGGGTCGTAATCGAACGAGATAAAGAAAATGAATTTCCCGCAGATTTAATGACAAAATGTCCAGAATGCAAAAAAATATATTTAACAAAAGAGCTTGAAAATAATAAAAAGGTTTGCCCAAATTGTGATCATCATTTTAAATTAACAGCCTGGGAAAGAGTAGATTGTTTCCTAGATGAAGGGTCTTTTGAATCATTAGATGATCACTTACAAACATCTAATCCGTTAAATTTCCCTTCTTACATTGAAAAAGTGGAAGTTGATGTGAAGAAAACAGGCTTAAATGAAGCTGTACTTACTGGAATTGGTACTTTAAAGGAAGAAAAAGTAGTAGTAGCAATTATGGATTCTCATTTCCGTATGGGATCTATGGGGTCTGTTGTTGGTGAAAAGATTACTAGAGCAATTGAAAAAGCGACAGAATTAAAAGTTCCATTTATTATTTTTACAGCAAGTGGTGGAGCACGTATGCAAGAAGGTGTTATTTCCTTAATGCAAATGGGGAAAACAAGTGTTGCATTAAAGCGTCATAGCGATAATGGATTACTGTTTGTTTCGATTATGACACATCCAACTACTGGAGGAGTTTCAGCAAGTTTTGCTTCTTTAGGGGATATTAATATAGCTGAACCAAAGGCATTAATTGGTTTTGCAGGGCGTCGTGTAATTGAACAAACTGTAAGAGAGAAATTACCGGACGACTTCCAAACAGCAGAATTTTTACTTGCACACGGACAATTAGATGCAATTTTCCATCGTAAAGAGATGAGAGATAAAGTAGCAACGATTGTGAAGCTTCATCGTAAAGGAGGGGTTTCGAATGTCTAA
- a CDS encoding GntR family transcriptional regulator, with translation METKQENKKVFLEIVKQLKELIEVERIGPGDKLPSERVLSERLNVGRSSVREALRSLELLGLIETRHGGGTFLSSGQHIQLVEILASFILKNTRSLEEVHATRRMHEKEAIRVICSDKQLTSLPVWESLFFKIEVESDVVRDHILREIMIASGNRLSLKIWMQLAAYSAIHFKRMTTKEEKPILLVLLKSLQLGYTKEALNAYDSWMNYLKNIDENEN, from the coding sequence ATGGAAACTAAACAGGAAAACAAAAAAGTATTTTTAGAGATTGTCAAACAATTAAAAGAGTTAATTGAAGTAGAACGTATAGGACCTGGTGATAAGCTACCGTCTGAAAGGGTACTTTCAGAACGATTGAATGTTGGACGCTCATCTGTAAGAGAAGCTTTAAGAAGCTTGGAGTTGCTTGGGTTAATCGAAACAAGACATGGTGGCGGTACCTTTTTATCTTCTGGACAACATATTCAATTAGTAGAAATTTTAGCATCCTTTATTTTAAAAAACACTCGCTCACTTGAAGAAGTCCATGCAACAAGAAGAATGCATGAAAAAGAAGCAATTCGAGTAATTTGTTCTGACAAACAACTAACATCATTGCCTGTTTGGGAAAGTTTATTTTTTAAAATTGAAGTTGAAAGCGATGTAGTAAGAGACCATATATTAAGAGAAATTATGATTGCCTCGGGTAATCGTCTCTCATTGAAAATTTGGATGCAACTAGCCGCTTATAGTGCTATCCATTTTAAAAGAATGACGACAAAAGAAGAAAAACCTATTCTTCTAGTCTTATTAAAATCTCTCCAGCTAGGTTATACAAAAGAAGCATTAAATGCATACGACAGTTGGATGAATTATTTAAAAAATATTGATGAAAATGAGAATTAA
- the dnaE gene encoding DNA polymerase III subunit alpha yields MNSYPQIRTSADLLKSTIRIEELIPFLQQQKAEACAIVNSKLYGLLPFWHAVKKAGIHPVVGLKVYVHYENSTLPIILYAKTNEGYKNLLKITSGISIRDDELLPFRWLLGYSKGLAIVLPVLEEKGIWLEEENREILFQINKTFTDVLIGISRAGGHVSPFEEFAISISNILNCSVMAIHECLFLKPEDHFAFEVAEAIQTGIKLSDKKDRSVTSNQYVPTSQEWKEWFNDHPEWIEESSRLLKSCLVEFEHNQSFMPKYPLPEGVHAEDILYEQALTGLKERLQSMPNEIYLDRLRYELSIINSMGYADYFLIVSDFMKFAYDAKILTGPGRGSSASSLIAYALRITQVDPIKYGLLFERFLNPERITLPDIDIDFVDTRRHEVIEYVAKKYGKGQVAQIITYGTLSAKAVARDVARMFNFESETLEMISKLIPNKLGITLEEAYSSSESLRKWIEGEPIRLRWFEAAKKLEGLPRNASTHAAGVILSPVPLVDVVPIEKGHDDIYLTQWPMQEVEQLGLLKMDFLGLRNLTVIEQIRKAILYSTNIDLDLNQIPLNDERTYQLLQNGDTAGIFQLESEGMQNALREIKPTQILDIVAVNALYRPGPMEFISNYAKRKAGIEPVYMPHQALEPILKETYGIIVYQEQIMQIANVMAGFTLGQADLLRRAVSKKNREILEEQRTTFVTGAVRKGFTENIANEVYELIVRFANYGFAKSHAVAYSFISYQMAYLKANYPVHFYAALMTNSIGNPDKLFQFMLEAKNKGIEILKPSIFKSYRHFAVENGKIRFSLSVIKGVSQNFIKKLMEIRNNKEQPFGDIFDLATSLSATLFTRKEIEPLIKAGALDDFGKDRASLLATIDAAEKHAKIVRPTEEVNLFTQHPTIFGKPKYIEVEPIPQKIKLQFEKEVLGFYLTEHPITLIRQSVGDIHVTTKNLRNLRPNTFVKLVGLVETIRQVRTKKGELMAFVQLTDEFGYVSLTLFPKEYNGVMGWIKEELTIIVEGQLEMRNGKPQIKTKAIYQAQNANI; encoded by the coding sequence TTGAATAGCTATCCGCAAATACGAACAAGTGCCGATTTATTAAAAAGTACAATTCGTATAGAAGAGCTCATCCCCTTTTTACAACAACAAAAGGCAGAAGCATGTGCAATCGTAAATTCTAAATTGTACGGGCTTTTGCCTTTTTGGCATGCTGTTAAAAAGGCAGGAATTCATCCTGTAGTAGGTTTAAAGGTTTATGTACATTATGAAAACTCCACACTCCCAATCATTTTATATGCTAAAACAAATGAAGGTTATAAAAACCTTTTGAAAATAACAAGTGGTATTTCCATTCGTGATGATGAATTGTTGCCGTTTCGATGGTTATTAGGATATTCAAAGGGTTTAGCAATTGTCCTCCCTGTACTTGAGGAAAAAGGCATTTGGTTAGAAGAAGAAAATAGAGAAATCCTTTTCCAAATTAATAAAACATTTACAGATGTTCTTATTGGTATTTCACGAGCTGGTGGGCATGTGTCTCCATTTGAAGAGTTTGCAATTAGCATAAGCAATATATTGAACTGTAGTGTTATGGCAATTCATGAATGCTTATTCTTAAAGCCAGAAGATCATTTTGCTTTTGAAGTTGCAGAAGCTATTCAAACCGGCATTAAATTAAGTGATAAAAAGGATAGAAGTGTAACGAGCAATCAATATGTTCCAACATCCCAAGAATGGAAAGAATGGTTTAATGATCATCCCGAGTGGATTGAGGAGAGTAGTCGTTTGTTAAAAAGCTGTCTCGTTGAATTTGAGCATAATCAATCATTTATGCCGAAGTACCCATTACCAGAAGGCGTTCATGCCGAGGATATTCTCTATGAACAGGCTTTAACAGGGCTTAAGGAACGGTTACAATCAATGCCAAACGAAATTTACTTAGACCGACTTCGTTATGAACTTAGTATTATCAATTCAATGGGGTACGCTGATTATTTTTTAATCGTTTCTGACTTTATGAAATTTGCCTACGATGCAAAAATTTTAACTGGACCTGGACGGGGATCTTCGGCTAGTTCGTTAATAGCATACGCACTCCGTATTACCCAGGTAGACCCTATTAAATATGGGTTACTATTTGAACGTTTTTTAAATCCCGAGAGAATTACATTGCCTGATATCGATATTGACTTTGTTGACACTCGTAGACATGAAGTAATTGAATATGTTGCAAAAAAATATGGAAAAGGGCAAGTTGCACAAATCATCACTTATGGAACATTGTCTGCAAAAGCGGTTGCTAGAGATGTAGCGCGAATGTTTAATTTTGAAAGTGAAACACTTGAAATGATCTCCAAATTAATACCGAACAAACTAGGAATTACTTTAGAAGAAGCCTACTCGTCTTCAGAAAGTTTAAGAAAGTGGATTGAAGGTGAACCGATTAGATTGCGATGGTTTGAAGCTGCAAAAAAGCTAGAAGGACTACCAAGGAATGCTTCAACACATGCGGCTGGAGTAATTCTAAGTCCAGTTCCATTAGTTGATGTCGTGCCGATTGAAAAAGGACACGACGATATTTATTTAACACAATGGCCGATGCAAGAAGTAGAACAGCTGGGCTTATTAAAAATGGACTTTTTAGGATTACGAAATTTAACAGTCATTGAACAAATACGTAAAGCGATTTTATATTCAACGAACATTGATCTTGATTTAAATCAAATCCCTTTAAATGATGAAAGAACGTATCAACTTCTGCAAAACGGCGATACAGCAGGTATATTTCAATTAGAATCGGAAGGCATGCAAAATGCTTTGCGTGAAATAAAGCCGACACAAATTTTAGATATCGTTGCAGTAAATGCTTTATACAGACCAGGTCCAATGGAGTTTATTTCGAATTACGCGAAAAGAAAAGCGGGTATAGAGCCTGTTTATATGCCACACCAAGCATTAGAGCCGATATTGAAAGAGACCTATGGGATTATCGTCTATCAAGAGCAAATCATGCAGATCGCCAATGTGATGGCTGGTTTTACATTGGGACAAGCAGATTTATTGAGAAGAGCAGTAAGTAAAAAAAATCGAGAAATATTAGAAGAACAACGTACAACTTTTGTAACAGGAGCAGTTCGTAAGGGCTTTACAGAAAATATAGCAAATGAAGTCTACGAACTGATCGTACGCTTTGCAAACTATGGATTTGCTAAAAGTCATGCTGTCGCCTATAGTTTTATTTCCTATCAAATGGCTTACTTAAAGGCAAACTATCCAGTGCATTTTTATGCTGCTTTAATGACGAATTCGATCGGCAACCCAGATAAATTATTCCAATTCATGTTAGAAGCAAAAAATAAAGGAATCGAAATACTTAAACCATCTATATTTAAGAGCTATCGTCATTTTGCTGTGGAAAATGGAAAAATTCGATTTAGTTTATCAGTTATAAAAGGTGTCTCTCAAAATTTTATAAAAAAATTGATGGAAATCCGAAATAATAAAGAACAACCTTTTGGTGATATTTTTGATTTGGCCACTTCATTAAGTGCTACATTGTTTACACGGAAGGAAATTGAGCCGCTTATTAAAGCTGGAGCATTAGACGATTTTGGTAAAGATCGTGCAAGTTTGCTAGCGACAATTGATGCAGCTGAAAAGCATGCAAAGATTGTTCGCCCAACGGAAGAAGTGAATTTATTTACACAGCATCCAACTATTTTTGGTAAGCCGAAGTACATTGAGGTTGAGCCAATACCACAAAAGATAAAGTTACAATTTGAAAAAGAAGTGTTAGGCTTCTACTTAACAGAACATCCTATTACATTGATTAGACAATCAGTTGGTGATATCCATGTCACTACGAAAAACCTTAGAAACCTCCGTCCAAATACATTTGTGAAGCTTGTTGGTCTTGTAGAAACAATTCGACAAGTAAGGACAAAAAAAGGTGAATTAATGGCATTTGTTCAATTAACAGATGAGTTTGGATATGTTTCATTAACACTCTTTCCAAAGGAGTATAATGGGGTTATGGGCTGGATAAAAGAGGAACTGACTATTATTGTAGAAGGTCAACTAGAAATGCGAAATGGTAAGCCTCAAATTAAAACAAAAGCCATTTATCAAGCACAAAATGCTAATATCTAG
- the nrnA gene encoding bifunctional oligoribonuclease and PAP phosphatase NrnA, with amino-acid sequence MKRQIIDTIEKYDKIIIHRHVRPDPDAYGSQIGLKKLIQTNYPDKTVYTVGTHDESLSFLAKPDLIEDDLFTGALIIITDTANTERIDDQRYTKGDYLIKIDHHPNDDPYGDILWVDTSASSVSEMIYELFTEGKMYKNWTLSDESARLLFAGIVGDTGRFLFPSATEKTFEIAGQLIKYNFDRSKLFDGMYEKEHKLLKLQGFMYQNFTIDENGAVYIKLTKEILNEFGATPSDTSLLVGSFGDIKNICAWAIFIEEEDQIRVRLRSKGPVINELAKKYNGGGHPLASGATAYSWEEVDQVIADLKEICKYYK; translated from the coding sequence TTGAAACGTCAAATCATCGACACAATTGAAAAGTATGACAAAATTATTATTCACCGTCATGTACGTCCAGATCCAGATGCTTATGGATCACAAATCGGGCTAAAAAAATTGATTCAAACTAATTATCCTGATAAAACTGTTTATACAGTAGGTACTCATGATGAGTCGTTATCATTTTTAGCAAAACCGGATCTAATCGAGGACGACCTATTTACAGGAGCGTTAATTATTATTACGGATACAGCAAATACAGAAAGAATTGATGATCAGAGATATACAAAAGGTGATTATCTTATAAAAATAGATCATCATCCAAATGATGATCCATATGGAGATATTTTGTGGGTTGATACAAGTGCAAGTTCTGTTAGTGAAATGATTTATGAATTATTTACTGAGGGTAAAATGTATAAAAACTGGACTTTATCAGATGAATCTGCAAGGCTTCTATTTGCTGGTATCGTAGGTGATACTGGAAGATTTCTTTTCCCTAGTGCTACAGAAAAAACTTTTGAGATTGCTGGACAGTTAATAAAATATAATTTTGATAGAAGTAAATTATTTGACGGTATGTATGAAAAAGAGCATAAACTATTAAAGCTTCAAGGTTTTATGTACCAAAACTTTACGATCGACGAAAATGGCGCTGTTTATATAAAACTGACAAAAGAAATATTAAATGAGTTTGGTGCGACGCCGTCAGATACATCATTACTTGTTGGTTCTTTTGGAGATATAAAGAACATTTGCGCGTGGGCAATATTTATTGAAGAAGAAGACCAAATCCGAGTACGTTTACGTTCTAAAGGGCCCGTAATAAATGAACTTGCTAAAAAATATAACGGTGGTGGACATCCACTTGCTTCTGGAGCTACGGCCTACTCTTGGGAAGAGGTTGACCAAGTGATTGCCGATTTAAAAGAAATATGTAAATACTATAAATAA
- a CDS encoding thioesterase, producing MSTKHEKILQYIESLPVGDKISVRQIAKDMQVSEGTAYRAIKEAENRSLVSSIERVGTIRIEKKKKENIERLTFAEIVNIVDGQVLGGMSGLHKTLNKFVIGAMQLEDMMRYTEAGNLLIVGNRFKAHEYALKAGAAVLITGGFDTTEENKRLADELELPIISSSYDSFTVATMINRAIYDQLIKKDILLIEDIYVPIEETAMLKNNQLIEDFQKLNTLTSHGAFPVVTASNNKLIGMITVKDVIGKDPKEQIDKVMTKHPISTSMKTSVASAGHRMIWEGIDLLPIVDDEGVLQGVISRQDVLKALQHAQRQPQHGETIDDIVKKEIKLLGEDDLMVEFTVTPQMTNQFGAISYGAFTTLLSEAGSLALKRRKRGDAVAENLTIYFIKPIQMESVLTVVPHILDMSRKFVKMDFDVFNEQVLVGKAMMMFQLLER from the coding sequence GTGTCGACAAAACATGAAAAAATATTACAATACATTGAATCATTACCTGTTGGCGATAAAATATCAGTTAGACAAATAGCGAAGGATATGCAAGTAAGTGAAGGGACTGCTTATCGTGCTATTAAAGAGGCTGAAAATCGCAGTTTAGTCAGCTCTATTGAACGAGTTGGAACAATCCGCATTGAAAAGAAGAAAAAAGAAAATATTGAACGTTTAACCTTTGCGGAAATTGTTAATATCGTAGATGGACAAGTACTAGGTGGAATGAGCGGACTACATAAAACATTGAACAAATTTGTTATTGGTGCGATGCAACTTGAAGATATGATGCGATATACAGAGGCGGGAAACTTATTAATCGTCGGAAATCGCTTTAAAGCACATGAGTACGCATTAAAAGCAGGTGCCGCAGTATTAATTACAGGTGGCTTCGATACGACTGAGGAAAATAAACGCCTTGCAGATGAGCTTGAATTACCAATCATTTCGTCAAGTTATGATAGCTTTACTGTTGCAACGATGATTAACCGTGCAATTTACGACCAGTTAATTAAGAAAGATATTTTACTAATCGAAGATATATATGTTCCCATAGAGGAAACGGCTATGCTAAAAAATAATCAGCTTATAGAGGACTTCCAAAAGTTAAATACACTAACAAGTCATGGTGCATTTCCTGTAGTGACCGCTTCTAACAATAAATTGATTGGTATGATTACTGTAAAGGACGTAATTGGAAAAGACCCTAAAGAACAAATCGATAAAGTAATGACAAAGCATCCAATTTCAACTTCAATGAAAACAAGTGTAGCATCAGCAGGACATCGAATGATTTGGGAAGGAATTGATTTACTACCGATAGTAGATGATGAAGGTGTTCTTCAAGGTGTTATTAGCCGTCAAGATGTCTTAAAAGCATTACAACACGCACAACGCCAACCACAGCACGGTGAAACGATTGATGATATTGTTAAAAAGGAAATAAAACTACTAGGTGAAGATGATTTAATGGTGGAGTTCACTGTTACACCTCAAATGACAAATCAATTTGGTGCAATTTCTTATGGGGCTTTTACAACCCTTCTTTCTGAAGCTGGTTCTTTAGCACTGAAGAGAAGAAAACGTGGGGATGCAGTAGCTGAAAACTTAACAATTTACTTTATTAAACCGATTCAAATGGAATCGGTACTGACTGTAGTTCCACACATTTTAGATATGAGTCGTAAATTTGTGAAGATGGACTTTGATGTATTTAACGAACAAGTTTTAGTAGGAAAAGCAATGATGATGTTCCAATTATTAGAGCGTTAA
- a CDS encoding UPF0173 metal-dependent hydrolase: protein MEISYHGHSVVKIKTNGKEILIDPFIRGNGLTDLKVEEEKPDVILLTHGHDDHVGDTVELAKANNSLVVAPNELAAFLSWQGVNVHPMHIGGARQFDFGKVKFTLAFHGSSYITENNEIIYTGMPSGILFTAEDVTIYHAGDTALFGDMKLIGERNNIDVAFLPIGDNFTMGPEDAAYAVSLLKPKTVIPIHYNTFPPIQQDPNEFVKLVKDCEVQVLSAGEYVKL from the coding sequence ATGGAAATCTCTTATCATGGGCATTCTGTTGTAAAAATTAAAACAAATGGTAAAGAAATTTTAATTGATCCATTTATTCGTGGGAATGGGCTAACAGACTTAAAGGTTGAGGAAGAAAAGCCAGATGTTATTCTTCTAACACATGGGCATGACGACCATGTAGGGGATACTGTTGAATTAGCAAAAGCTAATAATTCTCTAGTAGTTGCGCCGAATGAATTGGCTGCTTTTCTTTCGTGGCAAGGGGTCAACGTACACCCAATGCACATAGGAGGTGCTCGTCAGTTTGACTTTGGAAAAGTGAAATTTACTCTTGCCTTCCATGGATCATCTTATATAACAGAAAACAATGAAATTATTTATACTGGAATGCCAAGTGGAATTCTTTTCACTGCTGAAGATGTTACTATTTATCATGCTGGGGATACAGCCTTATTTGGTGATATGAAATTGATTGGTGAAAGAAATAATATTGACGTTGCCTTTTTGCCTATAGGTGATAACTTTACAATGGGACCAGAAGATGCTGCATATGCAGTTTCATTGTTGAAACCAAAAACGGTGATTCCTATCCATTACAATACCTTCCCACCTATACAGCAAGACCCTAACGAGTTTGTTAAATTAGTGAAAGATTGTGAAGTACAGGTGTTATCTGCAGGTGAATATGTAAAATTATAA
- a CDS encoding Xaa-Pro dipeptidase, translating to MNKIKQVQKYLTDENIDFAFITTPDNVFYFSNFKSDPHERLLGLIIFPNSEPILVCPKMEVPDAKNSGWNQDIIGHLDTDNPWQLIFHEIESRQVSVENIAIEKSHFTVERFESLQQLYPHANFYRLDDKINQLRVIKDSIELDKMRKAAQLADYAIEVGCKTIREGITEVEIRTAIENAITEKGYSMSFETIVLSGPNTSSPHGVPSSRKVQHGDLILFDLGVVYEGYCSDITRTVAFGGISDEQKEVYNTVRKANESAISAVKPGVRAMDLDIVARDIISNAGYGDYFPHRLGHGLGVSIHEYPSIMNTNDLVLTPGMVFTIEPGIYHEIAGVRIEDDVVVTEDGVEVLTKYTKDLIIL from the coding sequence ATGAATAAAATAAAACAAGTTCAAAAATATTTAACTGATGAAAACATTGATTTTGCCTTTATTACTACCCCAGATAATGTATTTTACTTTTCAAATTTCAAAAGTGATCCTCATGAAAGACTACTTGGTCTTATCATTTTTCCAAATTCAGAACCCATTTTGGTCTGTCCAAAAATGGAAGTACCTGATGCAAAAAATTCAGGATGGAATCAGGATATTATCGGCCATCTTGATACTGACAACCCATGGCAATTAATATTCCACGAAATAGAATCTAGACAGGTTTCCGTAGAAAATATTGCAATCGAAAAATCCCATTTTACTGTAGAAAGATTTGAATCACTACAACAACTCTATCCACATGCCAATTTTTACAGACTCGATGATAAAATAAACCAATTACGTGTTATAAAAGATTCGATTGAATTAGATAAAATGCGAAAAGCCGCTCAACTAGCTGATTATGCAATAGAAGTAGGCTGCAAAACGATAAGAGAGGGTATAACAGAAGTAGAAATTCGAACAGCAATTGAAAATGCTATTACGGAAAAAGGGTATTCTATGTCCTTCGAAACAATAGTACTATCTGGTCCTAATACTTCATCCCCTCACGGAGTGCCTAGTTCAAGGAAAGTTCAACATGGCGACTTAATACTCTTTGACTTAGGTGTTGTATACGAAGGGTATTGCTCAGATATTACCCGAACGGTAGCCTTTGGGGGCATTAGTGATGAACAAAAGGAAGTTTACAATACTGTTCGTAAAGCAAATGAATCGGCTATAAGTGCTGTTAAGCCAGGTGTTCGAGCAATGGATCTTGACATAGTAGCCCGTGACATCATTTCAAATGCTGGCTACGGCGATTACTTCCCTCACCGTTTAGGTCATGGATTAGGGGTTTCAATTCATGAGTATCCGTCCATTATGAATACAAACGATTTAGTATTAACTCCTGGTATGGTATTTACAATTGAACCAGGAATCTATCATGAAATCGCTGGCGTTCGTATCGAGGATGATGTTGTAGTAACTGAGGATGGTGTAGAAGTACTTACGAAATATACAAAAGACTTGATTATTCTATAA